The window GAGGCGAGCGTCAAGTCGGACGCCGCCCGCGACTGGGTCTGGGTCTACGGCGAAGCCACGCCCCTGCCGCCCGTTCGGGTGGTTGAGGACCTGGTCCGCCAGACCCTCACTGCCATCGGCTACACGGACCGCGCCTTCGGCACCAGCGCCGAGAGCGCGACCATCGAAGTGCGGCTCGTCGACCAGTCGACCGACATCGCCGCCGGCGTCGACGAGTCCCTCGAGGCGAAGGCAGGCGCCCCGAGCACGCTGGACACCGGCGCCGGCGACCAGGGCATGATGATCGGCTTCGCCTGCGACGAGACGCCCGAGCTGATGCCGGCGCCGATCGCGCTGGCCCACCGCCTGACCCGCCGCCTCACCGAGGTGCGCAAGTCGGGGCGGCTGCCTTGGCTGCGGCCCGACGGCAAGAGCCAGGTGAGCGTCGAGTACCACTACGGGCGCCCGGTGCGCGTCGATACGGTGGTCCTCTCGGCGCAGCACGCGCCCGAGATCTCACACGCGGCGATCGAGGACCAGGTGCGGAGGTACGTCATCAACGCCGTGGTCGATGCCCACCTGCTGGACCCCAACACGCACTACTTGATCAACCCCACGGGGCGCTTCGTGATCGGCGGCCCCTACGGCGACGCCGGTCTCAGCGGGCGGAAGATCATCGTCGACACCTACGGCGGCATGGCCCGCCACGGCGGCGGCGCCTTCAGCGGCAAGGACCCGACCAAGGTCGACCGCTCGGCGGCGTACTGCGGTCGCTGGGTGGCGAAGAACCTCGTCGCGGCCGGCCTCGCCAGCCGCTGCGAGGTGCAGCTCGCGTACGCCATCGGCGTGGCGCGCCCGGTCAGCGTCGCGGTCGAGTGCTTCGGCACCGAGACCGTGCCGGTGGAGCAGCTCGCCCTGGGAGCACACCGACAGGGTCGAGGCTCTGAAGGAGGCCGTGGAGGCGGCCTAGCTAGCTTAG of the Deltaproteobacteria bacterium genome contains:
- a CDS encoding methionine adenosyltransferase codes for the protein MSTTFQTSPKWLWTSESVTEGHPDKVCDLIADAVLDWCLAQTPNARVACEASVKSDAARDWVWVYGEATPLPPVRVVEDLVRQTLTAIGYTDRAFGTSAESATIEVRLVDQSTDIAAGVDESLEAKAGAPSTLDTGAGDQGMMIGFACDETPELMPAPIALAHRLTRRLTEVRKSGRLPWLRPDGKSQVSVEYHYGRPVRVDTVVLSAQHAPEISHAAIEDQVRRYVINAVVDAHLLDPNTHYLINPTGRFVIGGPYGDAGLSGRKIIVDTYGGMARHGGGAFSGKDPTKVDRSAAYCGRWVAKNLVAAGLASRCEVQLAYAIGVARPVSVAVECFGTETVPVEQLALGAHRQGRGSEGGRGGGLASLASRAATRAQSRATGDPVHAGERCADVGGPQPHRAG